A window of the Phaenicophaeus curvirostris isolate KB17595 chromosome 9, BPBGC_Pcur_1.0, whole genome shotgun sequence genome harbors these coding sequences:
- the UROS gene encoding uroporphyrinogen-III synthase, with product MKVLLLKDPKDKDSGPDPYIKELGLHGFEATLIPVLSFEFVSLGSLFEKLSHPEAYGGLVFTSPRALEAIKICLKENSKNEAWSKSLKQRWNNKPAYVVGKATASLVEEIGLTPLGEKSGNAEKLAECICSREKPNSSALLFPCGALKREVLPTVLRERGIPLESLTVYETTQHANLQESLSSYLSQQGIPASIVFFSPSGVKFCLQHIQKLSGDSINHIKFAAIGPTTAEAMEAAGIQVSCTAQSPTPQDLAAGIQKALQLQNCCLSK from the exons ATGAAAGTTCTGTTGCTGAAGGATCCCAAAGACAAAGATTCAGGACCAGATCCATATATTAAA GAATTAGGGTTACACGGATTCGAAGCAACTTTGATTCCTGTTTTGTCATTTGAATTTGTATCTCTTGGAAGCTTATTTGAAAAG CTTTCTCATCCAGAAGCTTATGGAGGCCTAGTTTTTACCAGTCCAAGAGCATTAGAAGCCATCAAGATATGTTTAAAAGAGAATAGTAAAAATGAAG cCTGGTCAAAATCTCTTAAACAAAGATGGAATAACAAACCAGCATACGTGGTTGGAAAAGCTACAGCTTCTCTAG TGGAAGAAATCGGCCTTACGCCACTGGGAGAAAAGTctggaaatgctgaaaaattagCTGAGTGTATTTGCTCAA GAGAGAAACCTAATTCCTCAGCTCTTCTTTTTCCATGTGGAGCCCTGAAAAGAGAAGTACTTCCTACAGTACTTAGAGAAAGAG GTATACCTCTGGAAAGCCTTACTGTTTATGAAACAACCCAACATGCTAATCTGCAGGAATCTTTGAGCAGTTATCTCTCGCAACAG GGAATTCCAGCAAGTATCGTGTTCTTCAGTCCCTCTGGTGTCAAATTTTGCCTGCAACACATTCAGAAGCTGTCGGGAGATTCTATCAACCACATCAAG TTTGCTGCTATTGGTCCAACAACTGCTGAAGCCATGGAAGCAGCGGGAATCCAAGTTAGCTGCACCGCACAGAGTCCAACTCCCCAAGACCTCGCCGCTGGGATCCAAAAAGCACTTCAGCTACAGAACTGCTGTTTATCTAAGTAA